A section of the Acropora muricata isolate sample 2 chromosome 4, ASM3666990v1, whole genome shotgun sequence genome encodes:
- the LOC136915192 gene encoding BTB/POZ domain-containing protein 6-B-like, with the protein MGDIDSYSNSGLDITRDSKLGCSVESLLEGRCESYASKLALRASLRYTGENDQWQTKRRSLRDRNKYVYNRELFSDVRFLVGRGEKTSIPAHRYVLAISSPVFSSLFYAYGALQAEIATREQIEVSECEPDAFLEMLRHMYYDEVQLTMRTGPEVLFLARKYLIPSLAETCIEFILENLTIENTLPLLDHCFLLGVTKGLENSCWKVIDKHASEMSNHDSFVEIDHSTLTNFLSRDTLVAKEIQLFRAAVRWAGQECSRLSIPLTAESKRRVLGDAFYAIRFPLMTMQEFTEEVAQSSFLCHEEVANMYIGYNSNFKACNIRFPSKPRTEPAQDAVFRCRRFESTALDPKSKGRSPQQSTLKFMVNQPISFKGVALFPGSVQFTTQSFAIELRDKDGSLLMSHKANIIKRDSFSHDIVFPRSVTLKSEAAYSIVVSTEDVSERYGEGLKKKVISEDVEFEFVEDIKEEETDKGQIPELLFQPLQDSTQFTALETKV; encoded by the exons ATGGGTGACATCGACTCCTACTCGAACAGTGGGCTAGACATCACACGCGATTCCAAACTGGGGTGTTCAGTAGAGTCTTTACTGGAAGGAAGGTGCGAGTCTTATGCAAGTAAACTGGCGCTCCGTGCAAGCCTGCGATACACAGGAGAAAATGACCAGTGGCAGACCAAGCGCAGATCGCTTCGTGATCGCAATAAGTACGTGTATAACCGCGAATTGTTCAGTGATGTGCGATTCCTGGTGGGCAGAGGAGAAAAGACTTCCATCCCTGCTCATCGGTACGTGTTGGCAATAAGCAGTCCCGTGTTTTCGTCCCTGTTTTATGCATACGGAGCTCTGCAGGCGGAAATAGCCACAAGAGAGCAG ATTGAAGTTTCCGAATGCGAACCCGACGCATTCCTGGAGATGCTACGGCACATGTACTACGATGAAGTACAGTTGACCATGCGTACCGGACCGGAAGTATTGTTCTTGGCGCGAAAATACCTCATTCCCAGTCTAGCCGAGACCTGTATAGAATTTATCTTAGAGAACTTGACTATAGAGAACACACTTCCTCTGTTAGATCACTGTTTTCTTCTTGGCGTTACTAAAGGCCTTGAGAACTCGTGCTGGAAAGTCATCGATAAACACGCTTCAGAGATGTCAAACCACGACAGTTTCGTTGAAATAGACCACAGTACGCTCACCAACTTTCTCTCCCGCGACACGCTGGTTGCCAAGGAGATTCAGCTTTTTCGGGCGGCTGTGAGATGGGCGGGACAAGAGTGCAGCCGTTTGTCGATTCCACTGACAGCTGAGAGCAAGAGACGTGTTCTTGGAGATGCTTTCTATGCCATTCGATTTCCACTGATGACCATGCAAGAATTTACTGAAGAAGTTGCACAATCTTCATTTTTGTGTCATGAAGAAGTTGCTAACATGTACATTGGTTACAACTCCAACTTCAAAGCATGCAACATAAGATTCCCGAGTAAACCGCGCACAGAGCCTGCGCAAGACGCCGTGTTTCGCTGTCGGCGGTTTGAGTCAACCGCTTTGGATCCAAAGTCCAAAGGCAGATCGCCGCAACAGTCTACACTAAAATTCATGGTCAATCAACCGATCAGTTTCAAAGGAGTAGCGCTTTTTCCAGGATCCGTGCAATTCACAACACAGTCATTTGCAATCGAGTTGCGTGACAAGGACGGATCTCTACTGATGTCACACAAGGCGAATATTATTAAGCGTGACAGCTTCAGTCACGATATCGTGTTTCCAAGAAGTGTTACGCTTAAGAGTGAAGCAGCATATTCCATTGTAGTGTCAACTGAGGATGTTTCGGAGCGCTATGGAGAGGGGCTCAAAAAGAAGGTCATTTCTGAGGATGTAGAGTTTGAATTCGTTGAGGATATAAAAGAGGAAGAAACAGATAAGGGCCAAATCCCAGAGCTTCTATTTCAGCCCCTCCAAGACAGCACGCAATTTACAGCTTTGGAAACAAAGGTTTGA
- the LOC136915191 gene encoding protein FAM136A-like, translating to MAASPAQTRVKQEVEKSIENLEKDHLRGLQAKSHLCAAKCCNNLAASKEEVQQCMNHCFTPIQQIQEYIGKELTGFQDRLSRCAQQCQDRIQDNVEPNTTQSDLEKYQAELNICVDKCCNTYLELVPKMFVRMKKVLSEVKEPSPR from the exons ATGGCAGCCAGCCCGGCCCAAACACGCGTCAAACAAGAAGTTGAAAAATCCattgaaaatcttgaaaaagacCATCTTAGAGGACTTCAA GCCAAGTCACATTTGTGTGCTGCCAAATGTTGCAACAATCTAGCTGCAAGTAAAGAAGAAGTCCAGCAGTGTATGAATCATTGTTTTACACCTATACAACAAATTCAGGAATACATTGGAAAAGAACTGACCGGATTTCAA GATCGCCTAAGTCGCTGTGCACAACAGTGTCAGGATAGAATTCAAGACAATGTAGAACCAAACACGACACAATCAGACCTTGAAAAATACCAAGCAGAGTTGAACATATGTGTTGATAAGTGTTGCAATACATACTTGGAGCTTGTGCCAAAAATGTTTGTCAGAATGAAAAAGGTTTTGTCAGAGGTGAAAGAACCTTCACCAAGATAG